The following are encoded together in the Bradyrhizobium sp. CCGUVB1N3 genome:
- a CDS encoding acyl-CoA dehydrogenase family protein, whose amino-acid sequence MASAKLAHNFIQHPYSRLDAAIDATVRVNADRNDLESRFPKENLEALAEAGWTGVLNETRFGGLGLGHVDFAEAAYRIGQVDASTGLIYVMHVGAAQTINLYGSDDQKERWLKAKDGALLGTYSTSERATGGHWWYNLSEASRDGDDYLLDAKKSFTTSSGQADFYVVQTRTPGAKDQADIVFFIVDGKSPGIESKPWNALGVRANHSGPIQYTSVRVPQRDRLGAEGQGKEIIYNGVSPVYLIGLGAVWEGLARGVLNAAVKHTASFVHKDRNKRLADYQAIRQELGAAKVLVESLRPWRLELAARLDELWRAGKPQSEILIPLTEFKVHAAEVANKVAAAALTVTGGYGYHRGPIERSFRDARAAIAMGPSNIIARDWIGKSLVGLPLELFYEGGE is encoded by the coding sequence ATGGCTTCAGCCAAGCTGGCACACAACTTCATCCAACACCCCTATTCCCGGCTGGATGCCGCCATCGATGCGACCGTAAGGGTCAATGCCGATCGCAACGATCTCGAAAGCCGCTTTCCCAAAGAGAATTTGGAGGCGTTGGCGGAAGCGGGCTGGACCGGCGTCTTGAACGAAACCCGGTTTGGCGGCCTTGGCCTAGGCCATGTCGATTTTGCCGAAGCTGCCTATCGTATTGGCCAGGTTGATGCATCGACTGGCCTTATCTACGTCATGCATGTCGGCGCGGCTCAGACCATCAATCTATATGGCAGCGACGACCAGAAGGAGCGCTGGCTTAAGGCGAAGGACGGTGCTTTGCTGGGTACATATTCGACCAGTGAACGCGCGACCGGGGGACACTGGTGGTATAATCTATCGGAGGCATCGCGCGACGGTGATGACTATCTGCTCGATGCCAAGAAATCATTCACAACGAGCTCCGGTCAGGCTGACTTCTATGTCGTGCAGACACGCACGCCCGGCGCCAAGGATCAGGCCGACATCGTCTTTTTCATCGTCGACGGCAAGTCTCCCGGGATCGAATCGAAGCCTTGGAACGCCCTCGGCGTGCGCGCCAATCACTCGGGGCCCATCCAGTACACCAGCGTGCGGGTACCGCAACGGGACCGGCTCGGCGCAGAAGGACAGGGGAAGGAAATCATCTACAACGGTGTCTCGCCCGTCTATCTGATTGGGCTCGGCGCCGTCTGGGAAGGCCTGGCGAGGGGCGTGTTGAATGCGGCGGTCAAGCACACCGCAAGTTTCGTACACAAGGATCGGAACAAAAGACTTGCGGACTATCAGGCAATCCGACAGGAGCTCGGTGCGGCCAAGGTGCTCGTCGAATCGTTGCGGCCGTGGCGCCTGGAACTAGCAGCAAGGCTGGACGAACTCTGGCGCGCCGGCAAGCCGCAAAGTGAAATCCTGATCCCGCTGACCGAATTCAAGGTGCACGCCGCCGAGGTCGCGAACAAGGTCGCCGCCGCTGCACTGACGGTGACGGGAGGTTACGGCTATCACCGAGGGCCGATCGAGCGTTCCTTCCGCGACGCTCGTGCTGCCATCGCAATGGGGCCGTCCAACATCATCGCTCGGGACTGGATTGGCAAATCGCTGGTCGGCCTGCCATTAGAGCTGTTCTATGAAGGCGGAGAATAG
- a CDS encoding helix-turn-helix domain-containing protein, with amino-acid sequence MMSTKKKLPAHTKGSGNIFADLGLPNAEEHQLKAALVVQLKRLISERDLSQVTAAKLVEMKQPDLSKLLRGQLKLVSVEKLLRMLTAFDQDVEITVKPHRKRGETGRITFIPAA; translated from the coding sequence ATGATGAGCACCAAGAAGAAGCTACCTGCCCATACCAAGGGCTCTGGCAATATATTCGCTGATCTCGGCTTACCGAACGCCGAGGAACATCAGCTCAAAGCTGCACTCGTAGTCCAGTTGAAAAGGCTGATCTCAGAACGGGATCTTTCCCAGGTAACCGCAGCAAAATTGGTGGAAATGAAGCAGCCTGACCTATCCAAGCTCCTTCGCGGCCAGTTGAAGCTGGTTTCGGTGGAAAAGCTGTTGAGGATGCTCACGGCGTTCGACCAAGATGTTGAAATCACGGTAAAGCCGCATCGTAAGCGCGGCGAGACTGGCCGGATTACCTTCATTCCGGCAGCATAG
- a CDS encoding type II toxin-antitoxin system RelE/ParE family toxin, whose protein sequence is MNDLLRAIRPTVFVGSSQKDLRAFPAAVRSEIGQSLFEAQLGKHPRNAKPLRGFGGVLEIRDNFDGDTYRAVYTTRFEGVLYVLHAFQKKSTSGIATPQRHVELIRQRLRDAEAIHKATKGGR, encoded by the coding sequence GTGAATGATCTACTGCGCGCGATTAGACCCACTGTTTTCGTGGGTTCGAGCCAAAAGGACCTCAGGGCCTTTCCTGCGGCCGTCCGGAGCGAGATCGGCCAGTCCCTTTTTGAAGCGCAGCTCGGCAAGCATCCACGCAACGCCAAGCCCTTAAGGGGTTTCGGCGGGGTCTTGGAGATCCGGGACAACTTTGACGGCGACACCTACCGGGCCGTCTACACAACGCGATTTGAGGGCGTCCTATACGTCCTGCATGCGTTCCAAAAGAAATCAACAAGCGGGATTGCCACCCCGCAGAGACACGTGGAGTTGATACGGCAGCGCTTGCGCGACGCCGAAGCTATCCACAAAGCAACGAAGGGAGGCCGATGA
- a CDS encoding IS256 family transposase gives MNETSNIVALRQPDDIDDPLTNILRAGARQLLAQAVEVEVETFLATVKDLKLADGRARVVRHGYGPARTIATGIGPVEVARAKIRDRGAASDGERIRFSSAILPLWARRTRSLDALLPVLYLRGISTGDFREALTALLGKDAPNLSPAVVSRLTAEWQGEYERWQKRDLSARRYVYVWADGVFLQARMEDHGECMLVLIGATPEGKKELIGFQVGVRESAQSWRELLIDVKQRGLQIAPEIAVGDGALGFWKALDEICPGTRHQRCWVHKTVNVLDKVPLSVQANMKKDLREVYWAPNRAAAEAAIDIFAQKYRAKYGRAVECLAKDRDALLAFYDFPAEHWDHLRTTNPIESVFATVRHRTVRTKGSLSATTARLMVFKLVIAASKTWRRLKGTNQLPKIIAGVRFNDGIEVIQMPATHAA, from the coding sequence ATGAACGAGACTAGCAATATTGTTGCCCTTCGTCAGCCCGACGATATCGACGATCCACTGACCAATATTCTGCGAGCTGGTGCTCGGCAACTTCTGGCGCAGGCCGTGGAGGTCGAAGTCGAGACGTTTCTTGCCACGGTGAAGGATTTGAAGCTGGCCGACGGGCGCGCCCGTGTCGTGCGACATGGTTACGGCCCGGCGCGGACGATTGCGACCGGCATCGGCCCGGTCGAAGTGGCGCGGGCAAAGATTCGCGACCGTGGAGCGGCCAGCGATGGCGAGCGGATCCGGTTCAGCTCGGCGATCCTGCCGCTGTGGGCGCGGCGCACCCGGAGCCTGGATGCGCTGTTGCCGGTGCTGTATCTGCGCGGCATCTCGACCGGCGATTTCCGGGAGGCACTGACGGCCCTGCTGGGCAAGGACGCGCCAAACCTGTCGCCTGCGGTGGTTTCTCGGCTGACGGCCGAGTGGCAGGGCGAGTACGAGCGCTGGCAGAAGCGCGATCTGTCGGCGCGACGCTACGTGTATGTGTGGGCCGATGGCGTCTTCCTGCAGGCGCGCATGGAAGACCACGGCGAATGCATGCTGGTGCTGATCGGCGCGACGCCGGAAGGCAAGAAGGAGCTGATCGGCTTTCAGGTCGGCGTCCGCGAGAGCGCGCAGAGCTGGCGTGAGCTCCTGATCGACGTGAAGCAGCGCGGGTTGCAAATCGCCCCTGAAATTGCCGTTGGTGACGGCGCGCTCGGCTTCTGGAAGGCGCTTGACGAGATCTGTCCCGGCACGCGGCACCAGCGCTGCTGGGTGCACAAGACCGTCAACGTCCTGGACAAGGTCCCGCTCTCGGTGCAGGCCAACATGAAGAAGGACCTGCGCGAGGTCTATTGGGCGCCGAACCGGGCGGCCGCCGAAGCGGCGATCGACATCTTCGCCCAGAAATATCGCGCCAAGTACGGCCGGGCGGTCGAATGCCTCGCCAAGGACCGCGACGCACTGCTGGCCTTCTACGACTTCCCTGCCGAGCATTGGGATCACTTGCGCACGACCAACCCCATCGAAAGCGTGTTCGCGACCGTGCGGCACAGAACCGTGCGGACGAAAGGATCGCTGTCGGCAACGACCGCCAGGCTGATGGTGTTCAAGCTGGTTATCGCCGCATCAAAAACCTGGCGGCGGCTCAAAGGCACAAATCAGTTGCCGAAGATCATCGCAGGTGTCAGATTCAACGACGGCATCGAGGTCATCCAAATGCCGGCAACCCACGCCGCCTGA
- a CDS encoding MarR family winged helix-turn-helix transcriptional regulator gives MSDFIWNIVEVHSILEEIHKSWAQLLGITEPQWLILMAIDELDEGGGVSGIAIANKLRIHPAFISHQTKRLEKLELLARVTSPDDARCLRISLTEKAQADIRKLSIKRQALNSTMLDGLDEESLHYVNKRLTLLAKNSRLASQKLSIGIL, from the coding sequence GTGAGTGACTTCATCTGGAATATCGTCGAGGTGCATTCCATTCTCGAGGAAATACACAAGAGTTGGGCTCAGCTATTAGGCATAACTGAGCCGCAGTGGTTGATCTTGATGGCCATCGACGAACTCGACGAAGGTGGCGGGGTCTCGGGAATAGCGATTGCGAACAAGCTGCGTATCCATCCCGCCTTTATCAGCCATCAAACAAAGCGACTCGAAAAGCTGGAGCTCCTTGCCCGCGTGACCTCGCCTGATGATGCGAGATGCCTGCGGATATCGCTGACTGAAAAGGCGCAGGCGGACATCAGGAAGCTGTCAATCAAGAGGCAAGCTCTTAACTCTACAATGCTTGACGGGCTCGACGAGGAATCTCTTCACTACGTCAACAAACGTCTAACCTTGCTTGCCAAGAACAGCCGATTGGCATCTCAAAAGCTGAGTATCGGGATATTGTAG
- the speD gene encoding adenosylmethionine decarboxylase → MTIDGEKAAPPALSSGGTHILIDLWGAKNLDDPAVAEDAIRKAVRAASATLLHLHVHEFCPGHGVSAIALLAESHITLHTWPERSYAAADIFVCGNSDPASAVPVLVQAFQPEQSDVRRFRRCASIKPTR, encoded by the coding sequence ATGACTATTGATGGCGAGAAGGCAGCCCCGCCGGCTCTGTCCTCGGGTGGGACGCATATTCTCATCGACCTATGGGGAGCGAAGAACCTTGACGACCCGGCTGTTGCGGAAGACGCAATCCGAAAAGCCGTCCGTGCGGCGAGTGCGACCCTACTCCACCTTCATGTTCATGAGTTTTGTCCGGGTCACGGTGTCTCCGCAATAGCCTTGTTGGCGGAATCGCACATCACCTTGCATACTTGGCCTGAGAGGTCCTACGCGGCCGCTGATATTTTCGTATGTGGCAACAGCGATCCTGCGAGCGCCGTGCCAGTTCTAGTTCAGGCCTTTCAGCCCGAACAGTCTGACGTTCGCCGTTTCCGCAGATGCGCGTCAATCAAGCCAACGCGTTGA
- a CDS encoding non-ribosomal peptide synthetase produces MAIERLASSDPERVALRYGVDALTYKALRSRSDALARTLREKVAHGAVVGYWGERDLDWATAVVAILKAGSTYLPLDPSLPVSRTSFMIEQSRCALIIGPNQLEQLSLFQASSMATPQFVTIEAALREGQTSTFVPSSSEDGVAYILFTSGSTGRPKGAMIERAALNNHLMAKIDALTLTRTDCVAQTASHCFDISLWQLLAGLCVGGCIAIIDDATLKSPVSLLQAIQQYGVTVVQFVPSMLAVFVEYLQSLAAAERVLDGLRSISTVGEPLTPGLARAWLALYPSVPILNHYGPTECADGVTHHLLSVPPALADTYVPIGKAISNLEVYVADGPRLCDTGEVGEICVSGIGVAAGYVNDDDRTKDAFGPNPFLNDPSFQRLYRTGDLGRVRSDGLLECLGRRDRQVKIRGHRIELGEIEARLSAHQLVRGAAVVASVSAGVKLTARDITRAEGETGSRRLIAYVSAPPEVAEGELQSFLAETLPAYMLPERIIHVGGIPLTSNGKVDFGALPDPTSVRPLLPTPFEEPQTELEAQLCRLWSDILRIENIGVNDEFISLGGDSLRAMLILGRLQTLLGVRADFRLVLNGTVRSLAASISTRAESKPCTAPAHGKLLRAPLTRVQEHLWFLSQLDPSARNYIIQGGLRLRGIIDPAAFNRAWTDVVHSHQALSARFTDENGPVQLFDAPQCASLQLVDASHLTAQEAEELVSELRRTELNASFDLGEGHLFRARMIRFGPDNHLILITAHEIIIDAWSISVLLRDLRQGYVDPAAFLPENRASLSAYALWETQHTTTEALANQRNYWRRQIGDDPPVLSLGTGRARLQTNSYRGASHAVLLGSELSNQVREFARRHRCTTSTTLLACFKLLLRMYSGQDDIIVGIPHAVRDQPGSTEIVGFFLNMLPIRTAIDVDQSFAAHVSRVQGLVSSAIANSAYPFGWMVRDARVHREAGRSPIFQVMFNTYSEAAEPPGQHELDLTFREYETGYVKFDLTLYAQDQGDEIALQLAYAEDIFSSDLIVRMADNLRCLIAACIEKPLAPIEDLSCLSALDVAMLDSLNGSAQPYETECSLVEAFEQISVSNRTQVAYFGNFGEITFGQLRERVAAIRSLLRASDVRAGDMIAMVVDRSPDVAAVILATRALQAVVVPISPDCPRDRIEHILRDSQAKLLVHANIAEPGFDVPSVCLLTLEASSVGAHDFWRSDKPSDQGIASLIYTSSSTGKPKGVLIQESATLNRLNWMWRRFPFDSADVMVVQKSASLVASAWEYFGGLLKGVPTLILTQEQLLDPDLLLCTLAKRRVTHLFASPPLLSGIIDSQGRHPRPTALRLVTSSAEPMPSSLPGRWRAHFPDVPLWNFYGATECASNAAVYETSDACNGSSLVPVGRPIDNVKLHVLDTQLKRVPVGAPGELCIAGRCVSAGYWRDQDRTNRCFVRNPYDHGQYSVLYRSGDIARISTSGLLEICGRSDNQIKIRGFRVELEEVETALESHPAIAKAAVVADGMDNHRRLIANVVQARDSLSSGDIITHLRHTLPSFMIPAAFRLVDSIPLTASGKIDRSRLSSVPSREVGPVPCAEPRTRKERILAEIWQDLLGAKSVGLDRSFFDIGGDSLLSVRCVTLARKAGLNLTVERLHRTPTIRELAADEAVTRDAVRSPDGSLPVTPATSSWNRLAGFDEHFNIGDLFFLPAGILNVRTLERALAHVMDGHEGLRLHIARTVEGLRLTIGPSVAERLVEEIDLVGMDVLQQRKIIESMSARRQHMFRFDGQRPLVNVTAFRTAESGDYYLLVLMHHFVADGIGYRLFLEALDAAYNALASGHIESGAENIQMLSPWWKRLEHYANSEAPAELKYWEGIDYHQFNFHVSDTSSGGASFSKVTARELHYARLERRMDEANCRALSEDQAKYHLEIDKEATADLFNIAARWAHCQDVDVFLAAISGAFGRVCGNHSLWIDNLTSIRGRVFDDLESSQIIGNISELVPLPLRLTGTERRSDRARSIYRQRNALPRRGIGFRAMRFLNRDPAVRSRVDRLPLPRIGLNYRAGVQRHFPRCLLAKEPSPLWIGEDMDEASVGHLFWFDVGYQAGQIQIEARYDSSQVGYEPTRNLCEILQQELLETISEFGSVRGTFTHE; encoded by the coding sequence ATGGCGATCGAACGGCTTGCAAGCTCGGATCCGGAAAGGGTTGCGCTCAGGTACGGCGTAGACGCACTCACCTACAAGGCACTGCGATCAAGATCGGATGCGCTCGCGAGGACGTTACGAGAGAAGGTGGCTCACGGCGCGGTGGTCGGCTATTGGGGTGAGCGAGACCTCGACTGGGCGACGGCGGTCGTCGCAATTTTGAAGGCTGGATCAACCTATCTGCCGCTCGATCCATCGTTACCGGTTTCCCGTACATCATTCATGATCGAGCAGAGCCGCTGCGCTCTGATCATTGGCCCGAACCAGCTGGAGCAGCTCAGCCTATTCCAGGCTAGCAGCATGGCCACCCCCCAATTCGTGACAATAGAGGCGGCGTTGCGCGAGGGTCAGACTTCGACTTTTGTGCCATCATCAAGCGAGGATGGAGTAGCCTACATTCTGTTTACGTCTGGTTCGACGGGCCGGCCGAAGGGCGCAATGATTGAGCGCGCAGCCCTCAATAATCATCTGATGGCAAAGATTGACGCTTTAACTCTCACTCGGACTGATTGCGTCGCGCAGACAGCGTCGCACTGCTTTGACATTTCGCTGTGGCAGCTTCTGGCGGGACTTTGCGTCGGAGGCTGTATCGCGATCATCGATGATGCGACACTGAAATCGCCAGTATCTCTTCTCCAAGCCATTCAACAATACGGCGTGACGGTCGTTCAATTCGTGCCGTCGATGCTTGCGGTATTTGTCGAATATCTGCAGTCGCTTGCGGCCGCTGAGCGAGTTCTAGACGGTTTGCGGAGTATTTCTACGGTCGGAGAACCTCTAACTCCCGGCCTGGCGCGCGCGTGGCTTGCCTTATATCCCTCGGTTCCCATTCTCAACCACTACGGGCCGACCGAGTGCGCGGACGGCGTTACGCATCATCTTCTTTCCGTCCCGCCCGCGCTGGCTGACACTTATGTTCCGATCGGCAAAGCGATTTCTAACCTTGAGGTCTATGTCGCGGATGGACCGCGGCTGTGCGACACGGGAGAGGTCGGCGAAATCTGTGTTAGCGGCATTGGTGTCGCGGCTGGTTACGTCAATGACGATGACCGCACCAAGGATGCCTTTGGGCCAAACCCGTTCTTGAACGATCCTTCGTTCCAGCGCCTATACCGGACAGGCGATCTCGGGCGAGTTCGTTCCGACGGCCTCTTGGAATGTCTCGGTCGACGGGACCGTCAGGTCAAAATTCGCGGGCACAGAATTGAGCTGGGAGAAATCGAGGCCCGCCTTTCCGCCCATCAATTGGTACGTGGCGCCGCCGTGGTCGCCTCGGTCAGCGCAGGCGTAAAGCTTACGGCGAGAGACATAACCCGGGCTGAGGGGGAAACTGGATCGAGGCGGCTCATCGCGTATGTGTCAGCCCCGCCTGAAGTAGCGGAAGGCGAGCTTCAGAGCTTTCTTGCCGAAACGCTTCCCGCCTACATGCTCCCAGAAAGGATCATCCACGTCGGCGGTATTCCACTGACCAGCAACGGAAAAGTCGATTTTGGAGCCTTGCCGGACCCGACCAGTGTTCGCCCTCTCTTGCCGACTCCGTTCGAAGAGCCGCAAACAGAGCTAGAAGCTCAGCTGTGTCGACTTTGGTCCGACATTCTGCGTATTGAGAACATTGGCGTCAATGACGAGTTCATTAGCCTCGGCGGAGACTCGCTTCGGGCAATGCTGATATTGGGCCGGTTGCAGACCCTGCTCGGAGTAAGAGCAGATTTCAGGTTGGTTCTGAATGGAACGGTCCGATCTCTTGCGGCGTCGATATCGACCCGAGCCGAATCGAAACCGTGCACAGCCCCGGCGCACGGCAAGCTTTTGCGAGCGCCCCTGACGCGAGTTCAGGAGCACCTATGGTTTCTGTCGCAGCTCGATCCATCTGCCAGGAACTACATCATTCAAGGCGGCCTGCGACTAAGAGGCATCATCGATCCGGCCGCGTTCAATCGCGCCTGGACCGATGTTGTTCACTCCCATCAGGCACTTTCTGCACGTTTCACAGACGAAAACGGTCCGGTTCAGCTTTTCGATGCTCCGCAATGCGCAAGCCTTCAACTGGTCGATGCATCTCATCTCACGGCGCAGGAAGCTGAGGAGCTGGTCTCGGAGTTGCGCCGAACAGAGCTGAACGCCAGCTTTGATCTCGGCGAAGGCCACCTATTTCGCGCGCGCATGATCCGTTTTGGCCCCGACAACCATCTCATACTGATCACCGCTCACGAAATCATCATCGATGCCTGGTCGATCTCCGTTCTGCTTAGAGACCTTCGACAAGGCTACGTAGATCCCGCGGCGTTCTTGCCAGAGAACCGCGCGTCACTTTCGGCCTACGCGCTCTGGGAAACGCAACACACGACTACAGAGGCGCTGGCCAACCAACGTAATTATTGGCGTCGTCAGATTGGTGATGATCCGCCGGTGCTTTCGCTTGGAACGGGACGAGCGCGGCTGCAGACAAATTCCTACCGCGGCGCCTCGCATGCGGTGCTGCTTGGCAGCGAGCTCTCCAATCAGGTCCGGGAGTTTGCCCGCCGACACAGGTGCACCACGTCGACAACACTCCTCGCATGCTTCAAGCTGCTGCTGCGGATGTATAGCGGTCAGGACGATATTATCGTTGGCATACCGCACGCCGTACGGGATCAACCTGGCAGCACGGAAATCGTTGGCTTTTTCCTGAATATGCTGCCGATCCGCACCGCGATCGATGTCGACCAGTCCTTTGCGGCTCATGTCTCGCGCGTCCAGGGCCTCGTCAGCAGTGCGATTGCAAATTCGGCATATCCATTCGGCTGGATGGTAAGGGATGCCCGAGTACATCGCGAAGCGGGACGCTCGCCGATCTTCCAGGTCATGTTCAACACGTACTCCGAGGCCGCCGAACCACCCGGCCAACATGAGTTGGATCTGACATTCCGTGAATACGAGACCGGCTATGTAAAATTCGATCTGACATTGTACGCACAAGATCAGGGCGATGAAATTGCCCTCCAGCTAGCGTATGCGGAAGACATATTTTCGAGCGATCTGATTGTCCGTATGGCCGACAATCTGCGCTGTCTGATTGCAGCCTGCATTGAGAAGCCGCTTGCGCCCATTGAAGATCTGAGCTGCCTCAGCGCGTTAGACGTCGCTATGCTAGACTCGCTAAATGGCTCGGCGCAGCCATACGAGACTGAATGCTCGCTTGTCGAGGCGTTCGAGCAAATCAGCGTCTCCAATCGGACACAGGTAGCATATTTTGGCAATTTCGGCGAGATCACATTCGGCCAACTGCGCGAGCGCGTAGCAGCTATCAGGTCGCTACTGCGAGCTTCGGACGTGAGGGCTGGCGATATGATCGCCATGGTGGTTGACCGGTCGCCTGACGTGGCGGCGGTTATTCTTGCGACACGAGCCTTGCAGGCCGTGGTTGTCCCAATATCGCCGGATTGTCCGCGTGATCGGATCGAACATATCCTGCGAGATAGTCAGGCAAAGCTCTTGGTTCACGCAAATATCGCTGAACCTGGTTTCGACGTGCCGTCGGTCTGTCTATTGACGCTGGAAGCGTCCAGCGTGGGCGCGCACGATTTTTGGCGCAGCGACAAACCATCAGATCAGGGAATTGCAAGCCTTATATACACCTCGTCCTCAACCGGGAAGCCGAAGGGGGTTCTTATACAGGAATCGGCTACTCTCAATCGGCTGAACTGGATGTGGCGACGTTTTCCCTTCGACAGTGCCGACGTTATGGTTGTCCAGAAGTCCGCTTCCCTTGTTGCGTCCGCCTGGGAGTACTTTGGGGGGCTTTTGAAGGGTGTGCCCACGCTGATCCTGACCCAGGAGCAGTTGCTGGATCCAGATCTACTGTTATGCACGTTGGCGAAACGTCGCGTGACACATTTATTTGCCTCGCCACCACTCCTGTCCGGCATCATTGATTCGCAAGGACGGCACCCGCGACCGACAGCCTTGCGGCTGGTCACGAGCAGCGCCGAACCGATGCCTTCCTCGCTCCCCGGCCGCTGGCGTGCACATTTCCCGGACGTGCCGTTGTGGAACTTCTACGGTGCTACGGAATGTGCATCCAATGCAGCAGTCTATGAAACATCGGACGCTTGCAACGGCTCGTCGCTTGTCCCCGTTGGGCGCCCAATCGATAACGTCAAACTCCACGTTCTCGATACCCAGTTGAAGAGAGTCCCTGTCGGAGCCCCCGGCGAACTCTGCATCGCCGGACGCTGCGTGAGCGCTGGGTACTGGCGGGATCAGGATCGGACCAACCGCTGTTTCGTCCGCAATCCCTATGATCACGGCCAATACAGCGTTCTCTATCGAAGCGGTGATATCGCACGCATCTCAACCAGCGGTCTGCTCGAAATTTGCGGCCGGTCGGACAATCAGATCAAAATACGGGGCTTTCGCGTCGAGCTGGAGGAGGTCGAAACGGCTCTTGAGTCTCATCCTGCAATCGCAAAGGCCGCGGTGGTCGCAGACGGCATGGATAATCATCGTCGCTTGATCGCTAACGTGGTTCAGGCTCGCGACAGTCTGAGCTCTGGAGACATCATCACTCACCTGCGCCACACATTGCCGTCCTTCATGATCCCCGCCGCCTTCCGTTTGGTTGACAGCATCCCCCTTACGGCAAGTGGGAAGATAGATCGTTCTCGACTGTCGTCCGTTCCCTCCCGCGAGGTCGGGCCAGTTCCATGTGCTGAGCCCCGCACGAGAAAGGAGCGCATTCTTGCTGAGATCTGGCAGGATCTATTAGGCGCCAAGTCGGTCGGACTGGATCGGAGCTTCTTTGATATCGGCGGAGATTCTCTTCTCAGCGTTCGCTGCGTCACGCTGGCGCGCAAAGCCGGGCTGAATCTCACCGTCGAGCGGCTCCATCGAACACCGACCATCAGGGAATTGGCGGCAGACGAAGCGGTTACACGCGATGCCGTCCGTTCCCCAGACGGTTCATTGCCAGTGACCCCCGCAACCTCATCTTGGAACCGTCTTGCCGGCTTCGATGAGCATTTCAACATCGGCGATCTGTTCTTTTTGCCCGCCGGCATCCTGAACGTCCGAACGCTGGAGCGTGCCCTTGCTCATGTCATGGATGGGCACGAAGGCCTCAGACTCCATATTGCTCGAACGGTTGAGGGCCTACGTCTGACAATCGGACCGTCCGTGGCCGAACGCCTCGTGGAAGAGATCGATCTTGTCGGAATGGACGTCCTTCAGCAGCGCAAGATAATCGAGAGCATGTCAGCAAGACGTCAGCACATGTTTCGGTTTGACGGCCAGAGGCCTCTTGTTAACGTCACCGCCTTCCGCACCGCGGAAAGCGGCGATTACTATCTGCTGGTCCTGATGCATCATTTTGTAGCGGACGGGATAGGCTATCGACTGTTCCTGGAAGCATTGGATGCGGCGTACAACGCCCTTGCTTCGGGCCATATCGAGAGTGGTGCCGAGAACATACAAATGCTCTCTCCATGGTGGAAGCGCCTTGAGCACTATGCGAACAGCGAAGCGCCGGCCGAACTCAAATACTGGGAGGGCATTGACTACCACCAGTTCAATTTCCACGTCAGCGACACTTCATCAGGCGGCGCGAGCTTTTCGAAAGTGACCGCCAGAGAGCTTCACTATGCGCGACTTGAACGTCGCATGGACGAAGCGAACTGCCGCGCCCTTTCGGAAGATCAGGCCAAATACCATCTTGAGATCGACAAAGAAGCGACAGCCGACCTCTTCAATATTGCAGCCAGATGGGCGCATTGTCAGGACGTCGATGTCTTTCTGGCCGCTATATCTGGCGCCTTCGGACGCGTTTGCGGCAACCACTCGCTTTGGATCGACAACCTTACCTCAATCCGAGGTCGGGTGTTTGACGATCTCGAATCATCTCAAATCATCGGCAATATCAGCGAGCTTGTTCCGCTTCCCTTGAGACTGACAGGAACGGAGCGCCGCTCCGATCGTGCGCGCTCAATATACCGCCAGCGCAATGCCTTGCCGCGCAGGGGAATAGGGTTTCGGGCCATGAGATTCCTAAACCGAGATCCTGCCGTGCGGAGTCGGGTCGATCGCCTGCCCCTACCAAGAATTGGATTGAATTATCGAGCGGGTGTGCAGCGCCATTTTCCACGCTGTCTCCTAGCCAAGGAACCCTCTCCACTCTGGATCGGCGAAGACATGGATGAAGCGTCCGTGGGTCATCTCTTCTGGTTCGATGTCGGATATCAAGCCGGCCAGATACAGATCGAAGCAAGGTACGATTCAAGCCAAGTCGGGTATGAGCCGACCCGTAATCTTTGCGAAATATTGCAACAGGAGCTGTTGGAGACGATTAGCGAATTCGGATCAGTTCGTGGCACGTTCACCCATGAATGA